The proteins below are encoded in one region of bacterium:
- a CDS encoding outer membrane protein transport protein, translated as MLSVESRRLAPLLAGLALAFGASRAWAGGLWVYETAVPDVGTASAGRAALANDAATTFGNPAGMTRLPSQLLFGLQPLVVTAEFDRGAGTTISGTNGGNAGGLIPAGGIYGVYSLRDDLKLGIAFNSYVGGAVNYESNWAGRYITTEAELLTFNLNPVIAYRVLPWLSLGVGFSAQWAKLKDELAINNVAESLPDGFMKYQDTNFGFGGNVGALFEIDDRTRLGITYRSQVDQRFSDVPSFGQLGPVLEAALRRAGVLDSSLDLGVSIPQEVMVSVYRDVTDDLALMANFNWQDWSQFGEVNVALSTTPPRAKAVNTNYDGSFQGAIGAHYRLGEPTMLLLGFAYDSSPATEHNRSPALPVDQQLRFAAGIQYDVNADYTIGAAYEYADLGKANINVARPSGTLQGDYQAYSLNVFNFTVIRRF; from the coding sequence ATGCTGTCCGTAGAATCACGCCGTCTGGCGCCGCTGCTCGCCGGGCTCGCGCTCGCCTTCGGCGCCTCCCGCGCCTGGGCGGGTGGGTTGTGGGTGTACGAAACCGCCGTGCCCGACGTCGGCACCGCCAGCGCCGGGCGTGCCGCCCTCGCCAACGACGCCGCGACGACCTTCGGCAATCCCGCCGGCATGACGCGGCTGCCCTCGCAACTCCTGTTCGGCCTGCAGCCGCTGGTGGTCACCGCCGAGTTCGACAGGGGCGCCGGCACCACCATCAGCGGCACCAACGGCGGCAACGCCGGCGGCCTGATCCCGGCCGGCGGCATCTACGGCGTCTACAGCCTGCGCGACGACCTCAAGCTCGGCATCGCCTTCAACTCGTACGTCGGCGGTGCGGTCAACTACGAGTCCAACTGGGCCGGCCGCTACATCACCACCGAGGCCGAGCTGCTGACGTTCAACCTCAACCCGGTCATCGCCTACCGCGTCCTGCCCTGGCTGTCGCTCGGCGTCGGCTTCTCGGCGCAGTGGGCCAAGCTCAAGGACGAGCTGGCGATCAACAACGTCGCCGAATCGCTGCCGGACGGTTTCATGAAATACCAGGACACCAACTTCGGCTTCGGCGGCAACGTCGGCGCGCTGTTCGAGATCGACGACAGGACGCGACTCGGCATCACCTACCGTTCGCAGGTGGACCAGCGCTTCAGCGACGTGCCGTCCTTCGGCCAGCTCGGCCCGGTCCTCGAAGCCGCGCTGCGCCGCGCCGGGGTGCTCGATTCGTCGCTCGACCTCGGCGTCTCGATCCCCCAGGAGGTGATGGTCAGCGTCTACCGCGACGTCACCGACGACCTCGCCCTGATGGCCAACTTCAACTGGCAGGACTGGAGCCAGTTCGGCGAGGTCAACGTGGCGCTGTCGACCACCCCGCCGCGCGCCAAGGCGGTGAACACCAACTACGACGGCAGCTTCCAGGGGGCCATCGGCGCCCACTACCGGCTCGGCGAGCCGACGATGCTGCTGCTCGGCTTCGCCTACGACAGCTCGCCGGCGACCGAGCACAACCGCAGCCCGGCGCTGCCGGTCGACCAGCAGCTCCGCTTCGCCGCCGGCATCCAGTACGACGTCAACGCCGACTACACGATCGGCGCCGCCTACGAGTACGCCGATCTGGGCAAGGCGAACATCAACGTCGCGCGCCCCAGCGGCACCCTCCAGGGCGACTACCAGGCCTACTCGCTCAACGTCTTCAACTTCACGGTGATCCGCCGCTTCTGA
- a CDS encoding DUF1254 domain-containing protein encodes MKAISSSVQLAIAAVLAALVAAVAADAQFLNGPPANPKAKFSTALPSGVAIPDRVETRFGTLKFSGGFPDPASTEKLFDNLDFQRAVQAYLLALPVVSQAANRDATLQIGPANVTVPIWENMVDSRAVELTANDNTPYTWLWLDLRAGPLVVEVPPKVLGLVDDLWYRWNGDVGITGPDRGQGGRYVLVPPGYKGELPPDHFVIRAGSFSVWVPWRTFLVDGDPRPGVEAVKKTLKIYPVGQAATAPPLNFVDMSGKPFNLLAPTDFRFWEMLNRVVQEEPTDAVNATTLGFWAAIGIAKGKPFAPDARMKKILAEAATVGDATARAIMYQWRTPEGYYYPGSHWRLGFVGGYQFKENGARNLDAYSGFFFYATGITPAMDSKIVGEGSQYMAAFVDAKNRPLDGGKAYTLHLPPNIPVKDFWSVILYDNQTRSMLQTDAQYPSVSSQTKGLKVNADGSVDIHFGPKPPAGDAHNWVQTMPGTTWNMLLRLYGPLQPWFDKTWRPGEIEPAA; translated from the coding sequence ATGAAGGCAATCTCGAGCAGCGTGCAACTGGCGATCGCGGCCGTTCTCGCTGCGCTCGTGGCGGCCGTCGCGGCCGACGCGCAATTCCTCAACGGCCCGCCGGCGAATCCGAAGGCGAAGTTCTCGACGGCGCTGCCGTCCGGCGTCGCGATTCCCGATCGCGTCGAGACGCGATTCGGAACATTGAAATTCTCCGGCGGCTTCCCCGACCCGGCGAGCACCGAGAAGCTCTTCGACAACCTCGACTTCCAGCGCGCCGTGCAGGCCTATCTGCTCGCCCTGCCGGTGGTCAGCCAGGCCGCCAACCGCGACGCCACCCTGCAGATCGGTCCGGCCAACGTCACCGTGCCCATCTGGGAGAACATGGTGGACTCGCGCGCCGTCGAGCTCACCGCCAACGACAACACGCCGTACACCTGGTTGTGGCTCGACCTGCGCGCGGGTCCGCTGGTGGTCGAAGTGCCGCCGAAGGTCCTCGGGCTCGTCGACGACCTCTGGTACCGCTGGAACGGCGACGTCGGCATCACCGGCCCGGATCGCGGCCAGGGCGGCAGGTACGTGCTCGTGCCGCCGGGCTACAAGGGCGAGCTGCCGCCGGATCACTTCGTGATTCGCGCCGGCTCGTTCAGCGTCTGGGTGCCGTGGCGGACCTTCCTGGTCGACGGCGACCCGCGGCCGGGCGTCGAGGCGGTGAAGAAGACGCTGAAGATCTATCCCGTCGGCCAGGCGGCCACGGCGCCGCCGCTCAACTTCGTGGACATGTCCGGCAAGCCGTTCAACCTCCTCGCCCCCACCGACTTCCGCTTCTGGGAAATGCTGAACCGGGTGGTGCAGGAGGAACCGACAGACGCCGTGAACGCCACGACGCTCGGCTTCTGGGCCGCCATCGGCATCGCCAAGGGCAAGCCGTTCGCGCCCGACGCGCGCATGAAGAAGATCCTCGCCGAGGCCGCGACGGTCGGCGACGCCACCGCGCGCGCCATCATGTACCAATGGCGCACGCCCGAGGGCTACTACTATCCCGGCAGCCACTGGCGCCTCGGGTTCGTCGGCGGCTACCAGTTCAAGGAGAACGGCGCCCGCAATCTCGACGCCTATTCCGGATTCTTCTTCTACGCCACCGGCATCACCCCGGCGATGGACTCGAAGATCGTCGGCGAGGGATCGCAGTACATGGCCGCCTTCGTCGACGCCAAGAACCGTCCGCTCGACGGCGGCAAGGCGTACACGCTGCACCTGCCGCCCAACATCCCGGTGAAGGACTTCTGGTCCGTCATCCTCTACGACAACCAGACGCGGTCGATGCTGCAGACCGACGCGCAGTACCCGAGCGTCAGCAGCCAGACCAAGGGACTGAAGGTCAACGCCGATGGTTCGGTGGACATCCATTTCGGCCCGAAGCCGCCCGCGGGCGACGCGCACAACTGGGTGCAGACCATGCCGGGCACGACCTGGAACATGCTGCTGCGCCTCTACGGTCCGCTGCAGCCGTGGTTCGACAAGACCTGGCGCCCGGGCGAGATCGAACCCGCCGCCTGA
- a CDS encoding DUF2092 domain-containing protein: MTGTRLILRGAALGIAGLVAVAGGRAGAQTRRAKPAAKPTPAAAAATVPVTLELEPRAIDILKAASATLAAARTMRFTAVVSYENPSLLGPPLVYTTRSEVTLQRPDKLRVITTGDGPPAEFYDTGTQLIAFAPAENLVAVADAPPTVDAALAKAYEMAAMYFPFSDVIVADPYGDLAGSLKLAFYIGQSKIVGGTTTDMIAYATDAVFVQAWIGADDKLPRRLRAIYAADPAQLRHDLELSDWQLDVAIAPDAFASARAASTTRIDFARPDPMLPPGLTPPTAGKPTTPARKK, translated from the coding sequence ATGACCGGAACGCGTCTGATCCTGCGTGGCGCGGCGTTGGGCATCGCCGGCCTCGTCGCCGTGGCGGGCGGCCGCGCCGGCGCCCAGACGCGCCGCGCGAAGCCGGCCGCGAAACCGACGCCGGCCGCTGCCGCCGCCACCGTGCCGGTCACGCTCGAGCTCGAACCACGCGCGATCGACATCCTCAAGGCGGCGAGCGCCACGTTGGCGGCGGCGCGCACGATGCGCTTCACCGCCGTCGTCAGCTACGAGAACCCGAGCCTGCTCGGCCCGCCGCTCGTCTACACCACGCGCTCGGAGGTCACCCTCCAGCGCCCCGACAAGCTGCGCGTCATCACCACCGGCGATGGACCGCCCGCGGAATTCTACGACACCGGCACGCAGCTCATCGCCTTCGCGCCGGCGGAGAACCTGGTGGCAGTGGCGGACGCGCCGCCGACCGTCGACGCCGCGCTCGCCAAGGCCTATGAGATGGCGGCGATGTACTTCCCCTTCTCCGACGTGATCGTCGCCGACCCATACGGCGATCTCGCCGGCAGCCTGAAGCTGGCGTTCTACATCGGCCAGTCGAAGATCGTCGGCGGCACCACCACCGACATGATCGCCTACGCCACGGACGCCGTCTTCGTGCAGGCCTGGATCGGCGCCGACGACAAGCTGCCGCGCCGGCTGCGCGCCATCTACGCCGCCGATCCCGCCCAGCTCCGCCACGACCTGGAGCTGTCGGACTGGCAGCTCGACGTCGCGATCGCTCCCGATGCGTTCGCCAGCGCGCGCGCCGCGAGCACCACCCGCATCGACTTCGCGCGTCCCGATCCGATGCTGCCGCCGGGCCTGACGCCGCCAACCGCAGGTAAGCCGACCACGCCGGCGAGGAAGAAATGA
- a CDS encoding flippase-like domain-containing protein, which produces MSEPPARRAPLIGPGVFAAAGGAALFVAVLRSQGVGAVVAALAVAGPALLPIAAFHAVPLLANALGWRRLLPPAAPVGLGALVHARWISESVNGLLPVAQIGGNVVRATLLARRGVAGGAAGASVVLDVTLNVVAQIVFTLLGLGLLLSTAGARLAGPVLLGTAIMAAALLGFVLAQRRDVFAGGARLLRAVTGRLGQRDLGRDAAAIDAAVRALYGRRAALVGATTWHLASWIAGAGEVWLGLYCLGHGVDVVTALLIESLGQALRSAAFFVPGALGVQEGGYLLLGGAFGIAPETALALSLVKRSRELLLGLPGLAVWLFEEAAVRNAAVGSVGVGER; this is translated from the coding sequence GTGAGCGAACCGCCGGCGCGCCGCGCGCCGCTGATCGGCCCCGGCGTGTTCGCCGCCGCCGGCGGCGCGGCGCTGTTCGTCGCCGTGCTGCGCTCGCAGGGCGTCGGCGCGGTGGTCGCCGCCCTCGCCGTCGCCGGCCCGGCGCTGCTGCCGATCGCCGCCTTCCACGCCGTGCCGCTGCTCGCCAACGCGCTCGGCTGGCGGCGGCTGCTGCCGCCGGCGGCGCCCGTGGGTCTGGGCGCGCTGGTGCACGCGCGCTGGATCAGCGAGTCGGTCAACGGCCTGCTGCCGGTGGCGCAGATCGGCGGCAACGTCGTGCGCGCGACGCTGCTGGCGCGCCGTGGCGTCGCCGGTGGCGCCGCCGGCGCCAGCGTGGTGCTCGACGTGACCCTGAACGTCGTCGCCCAGATCGTCTTCACCCTGCTCGGCCTGGGGCTGCTGCTGAGCACCGCCGGCGCCCGCCTCGCCGGCCCGGTGCTGCTCGGCACGGCGATCATGGCGGCGGCGCTGCTCGGCTTCGTGCTCGCCCAGCGACGCGACGTGTTCGCCGGCGGCGCCCGCCTGTTGCGCGCCGTCACCGGCCGCCTCGGCCAGCGCGATCTCGGACGCGATGCCGCGGCGATCGACGCCGCGGTGCGCGCCCTCTACGGGCGTCGCGCGGCGCTGGTCGGCGCCACCACCTGGCATCTCGCGAGCTGGATCGCCGGCGCCGGCGAGGTATGGCTCGGGCTCTACTGCCTGGGCCATGGCGTGGACGTGGTCACCGCGCTGCTGATCGAGAGCCTGGGCCAGGCGCTGCGCAGCGCCGCGTTCTTCGTCCCCGGCGCGCTCGGCGTCCAGGAGGGCGGCTACCTGCTGCTGGGCGGCGCCTTCGGCATCGCGCCGGAGACGGCGCTGGCGCTGTCGTTGGTGAAGCGCAGCCGCGAGCTGCTACTCGGTCTGCCGGGGTTGGCGGTCTGGCTCTTCGAGGAGGCCGCGGTCCGCAACGCGGCCGTGGGTTCCGTCGGGGTGGGGGAACGATGA
- a CDS encoding neuromedin U: MSARPLRGATRLLGAAVIAMALAHGAPLRAAAADAPAHEQDATALAKETQNPVANLISVPFQNNFNFNAGSKNRMVWFMNVEPVIPIPLNEDWNLITRTIVPIINEPSLFPGMDGAFGMGDINPSVFLSPASDEHLVWGVGVTTTLPTATVNQLSSGQWSMGPTAVGVWKDGPWVVGALANQQWSMVGWKGDYNHLLVQPFVNYNLSDGWYLVSAPIITGDFATGGGNHWTVPVGGGVGKVWRIGKVGLPLNTQIVPFYNAVTPDFGPDWQLRFQFAFLFPR, translated from the coding sequence ATGAGCGCGAGGCCCCTCCGTGGGGCGACGCGCCTGCTCGGCGCCGCCGTGATTGCGATGGCGTTGGCCCATGGCGCGCCGCTGCGCGCGGCGGCAGCCGACGCGCCGGCGCACGAGCAGGATGCGACGGCGCTCGCCAAGGAGACGCAGAACCCGGTCGCCAACCTGATCAGCGTGCCGTTCCAGAACAACTTCAACTTCAACGCCGGCAGCAAGAACCGGATGGTCTGGTTCATGAACGTGGAGCCGGTGATCCCGATTCCGCTCAACGAGGACTGGAATCTGATCACCCGCACCATCGTGCCGATCATCAATGAGCCGTCGCTGTTTCCCGGCATGGACGGCGCCTTCGGCATGGGCGACATCAACCCCTCGGTGTTCCTGTCGCCGGCGAGTGACGAGCACCTGGTCTGGGGCGTCGGCGTCACCACCACGCTGCCGACCGCGACGGTCAACCAGCTCAGCAGCGGCCAGTGGAGCATGGGGCCGACCGCGGTCGGAGTGTGGAAGGACGGCCCCTGGGTGGTCGGCGCGCTCGCCAACCAGCAGTGGTCGATGGTCGGCTGGAAGGGCGACTACAACCACCTCCTGGTGCAGCCCTTCGTGAACTACAACCTGTCGGACGGCTGGTATCTGGTCAGCGCGCCGATCATCACCGGCGATTTCGCCACCGGCGGCGGCAACCACTGGACCGTTCCGGTCGGCGGCGGGGTCGGCAAGGTGTGGCGGATCGGCAAGGTCGGCCTGCCGCTGAACACACAGATCGTCCCTTTCTACAACGCCGTCACGCCTGATTTCGGCCCCGACTGGCAACTGCGCTTCCAGTTTGCCTTCCTCTTCCCGCGCTGA
- a CDS encoding cysteine rich repeat-containing protein, translated as MRPMVRAPRFVACLALLLAGCATQQQMLQQRQFQAEQVALQRARFDMNCPTATATVLSSDFIQPAIQGPWVQGLQRLEYTVGVEGCGERTTVVVMCQEGTETCFATNPGREMAAPAPMAAPAYGGAYNGAAPAPAAAGTSQSAVLTACKADIDQFCSNVPVGGGRVKQCMKSHLSQLSEQCKEALFQAWLKD; from the coding sequence ATGCGTCCGATGGTGCGCGCCCCTCGATTCGTCGCCTGTCTCGCCCTGCTCCTCGCCGGCTGCGCGACGCAGCAGCAGATGTTGCAACAGCGTCAGTTCCAGGCGGAGCAGGTGGCGTTGCAGCGGGCACGGTTCGACATGAACTGTCCGACCGCGACGGCGACCGTGCTGTCGTCCGATTTCATCCAACCGGCCATCCAGGGCCCCTGGGTGCAGGGGCTGCAGCGGCTCGAATACACCGTCGGCGTCGAGGGCTGCGGCGAACGCACCACGGTGGTGGTGATGTGTCAGGAGGGCACGGAGACCTGCTTCGCCACCAATCCGGGCCGCGAGATGGCGGCGCCAGCCCCGATGGCGGCGCCCGCGTATGGCGGCGCGTACAACGGCGCGGCGCCGGCGCCCGCGGCGGCCGGAACGAGCCAGAGCGCGGTGCTCACCGCCTGCAAGGCGGACATCGACCAATTCTGCAGCAACGTCCCGGTCGGCGGCGGCCGCGTCAAACAGTGCATGAAGTCGCACCTCTCGCAGCTCTCGGAGCAGTGCAAGGAAGCGCTGTTCCAGGCCTGGCTGAAGGACTGA
- a CDS encoding CDP-alcohol phosphatidyltransferase family protein: protein MPHPLLAEIKPWDSRLARWAIQPLRDTAVTPNHLTTASLLTGLMAAALYAVGTAPAALWAGVCYILSALLDHADGELARAAGKASALGHLYDRQCDLVARTALFLGLALHTRPVLGGLAVACGVAGAAALVIIFTLRSDLAERGVAGALDQPSAAGFDLGDVLYLIAPLGWLGWLPPFVLAAGIGAPLFALWTARAWRGARGAR from the coding sequence ATGCCGCATCCGCTCCTCGCCGAGATCAAGCCGTGGGACAGCCGCCTGGCGCGCTGGGCGATCCAGCCGCTGCGCGACACCGCCGTCACGCCGAACCACCTCACCACCGCGTCGCTGCTCACCGGGCTCATGGCGGCGGCGCTCTACGCCGTCGGCACGGCGCCCGCCGCGCTCTGGGCGGGCGTCTGCTACATCCTCTCGGCCCTGCTCGATCACGCCGACGGCGAGCTGGCGCGCGCGGCCGGCAAGGCCTCGGCGCTCGGCCATCTCTACGATCGGCAGTGCGATCTGGTGGCGCGGACGGCGCTGTTCCTCGGCCTGGCGTTGCACACGCGCCCGGTGCTCGGCGGGCTCGCCGTCGCCTGCGGCGTGGCCGGCGCCGCGGCGCTGGTCATCATCTTCACCCTGCGCAGCGACCTGGCGGAGCGCGGCGTCGCCGGCGCTCTCGATCAGCCGAGCGCCGCCGGCTTCGACCTCGGCGACGTGCTGTACCTGATCGCACCGCTCGGCTGGCTCGGCTGGCTGCCGCCCTTCGTGCTCGCCGCCGGCATCGGCGCGCCGCTGTTCGCCCTGTGGACGGCGCGCGCCTGGCGCGGCGCGCGAGGCGCCCGGTGA
- a CDS encoding AAA family ATPase: protein MPTQVAPRAGEPPPEVRFGAFRLDLRAGLLYRGAQPLPLRPKTWAVLLHLARRPGALVTRDELLDAVWPDVAVTPDTLTKSIGELRQVLGDDPSAPRFIATVHRRGFRFLAAGDPAPTPWQPAEPRRLPFVGRAVELQRLQRAYQTAVGGTRQIVFVTGAAGVGKTRLCQELLAALPPGADPWIGRAGCIEQHGLREPYMPVLSALERLARRADGERLVALLRHTAPTWLAQMPWLLGDEETALRQALQAARPERMLRELAVLTEALTRDVTLVLLLEDLHWSDPATVDLLLELAARDEPARLLVIGTFRPADLVVTDHVLAHAARHMRSRRQCVEIPLHDLAGSDVDDYLAARFPGADAPAGLSDRLHRYTDGNPLFVGAVVEHLVARGLVLDTAPGWAFSPGLEQAELGVPDDARRMIEVQYHDLSPGDRELLAAASVVGQSFLPDLVAAALGLPAEQVEARCEALARTQRLLCFETAASEPERRGGLRVAFAHELHRRAVYDGIPDAARQRLHRRVGEALEALYAENAATPPAAMLAAHFEHGGDPTRAVGYLIAAAEQAQRRFAAREAISSLDAALTIVARCPDPTRRDREELALRLRLWPLLCDRHGMASETLRGDCERALVLCDRAGTDAQRFEIVYALCHVYGMRADRELAPRFTAELMRLAERLADDTTRTLAESVALRLGMMQGRYAETVEHGARLFARGDFRRRQPTTQLSDALIDSVMHYAQALWFRGQTSAALAVSDAGIEAALAHCSIGWQAICHGHRGLTALFCRDGAMAADAARRTLVVANREGFEFGQAFASVLDCGARMLAGDSAGALVAGGTARDQLAASGSRVLVTVLCALLAEAHLQAGDCAAGLRVVADGLRVGDETLERLYVPELWRVQGLLLRAAAPRRRGRAGREAEAALRRAVEMARAAGALSLELRATTSLAAHLADQGQGDEAITLLAAAIRPLPLDPANRDADEAARLLAALGGAAPA, encoded by the coding sequence ATGCCGACGCAGGTCGCGCCGCGGGCGGGGGAGCCGCCGCCCGAAGTGCGCTTCGGCGCCTTTCGGCTCGACCTGCGGGCCGGCCTCCTGTACCGCGGCGCGCAGCCGCTGCCGCTGCGGCCGAAGACCTGGGCGGTGCTGCTCCACCTGGCGCGGCGGCCGGGCGCGCTGGTGACGCGCGACGAGCTGCTCGACGCGGTGTGGCCCGACGTGGCGGTAACGCCGGACACGCTGACCAAGTCGATCGGCGAGCTCCGCCAGGTCCTCGGCGACGACCCGAGCGCGCCGCGCTTCATCGCCACCGTGCACCGCCGCGGCTTCCGCTTCCTCGCCGCCGGCGATCCGGCGCCGACGCCGTGGCAGCCGGCGGAGCCGCGCCGGCTGCCGTTCGTCGGCCGTGCCGTCGAGTTGCAGCGCCTGCAGCGGGCCTACCAGACGGCAGTCGGGGGCACGCGGCAGATCGTCTTCGTCACGGGGGCGGCGGGCGTCGGCAAGACGCGGTTGTGCCAGGAGCTCCTCGCCGCCCTGCCCCCCGGGGCCGATCCGTGGATCGGCCGCGCCGGCTGCATCGAGCAGCACGGGCTGCGCGAGCCCTACATGCCGGTGCTGAGCGCGCTCGAGCGACTGGCGCGGCGCGCCGACGGCGAACGTCTGGTCGCGCTCCTGCGCCACACCGCCCCGACCTGGCTGGCGCAGATGCCCTGGCTGCTCGGCGACGAGGAGACGGCGCTGCGCCAGGCGCTGCAGGCGGCGCGCCCCGAGCGCATGCTGCGCGAGCTCGCGGTGCTCACCGAGGCGCTCACCCGCGACGTGACGCTGGTGCTGCTGCTCGAGGATCTGCACTGGAGCGACCCGGCGACGGTCGATCTGCTGCTCGAGCTGGCGGCGCGCGATGAGCCCGCCCGCCTGCTGGTGATCGGCACCTTCCGGCCGGCCGACCTGGTGGTCACCGATCACGTCCTGGCCCACGCCGCGCGCCACATGCGGTCGCGCCGGCAGTGCGTGGAGATCCCGCTGCACGACCTCGCAGGGAGCGACGTCGACGACTACCTCGCCGCCCGCTTCCCCGGCGCCGACGCGCCAGCGGGGCTGAGCGATCGGTTGCACCGCTACACCGACGGCAACCCGTTGTTCGTCGGCGCCGTGGTCGAACACCTGGTCGCCCGCGGGCTGGTGCTCGACACCGCCCCCGGCTGGGCGTTCTCGCCCGGGCTCGAGCAGGCCGAGCTCGGCGTCCCCGACGACGCGCGGCGCATGATCGAGGTCCAGTACCACGATCTGAGCCCCGGCGACCGCGAGCTCCTGGCGGCCGCCAGCGTGGTCGGACAGTCGTTCCTGCCCGACCTCGTCGCCGCCGCCCTCGGCTTGCCGGCGGAGCAGGTCGAGGCGCGGTGCGAAGCGCTGGCGCGGACGCAGCGCCTCCTGTGCTTCGAGACCGCCGCCAGCGAGCCGGAACGGCGGGGCGGCCTGCGCGTCGCCTTCGCCCACGAGCTGCATCGCCGCGCGGTGTACGACGGCATCCCCGACGCGGCGCGGCAGCGCCTGCACCGCCGCGTCGGCGAGGCGCTCGAGGCCCTGTACGCCGAGAACGCGGCCACCCCACCGGCGGCCATGCTGGCGGCCCATTTCGAGCACGGCGGCGACCCGACGCGCGCCGTCGGCTACCTGATCGCGGCCGCCGAGCAGGCGCAGCGACGCTTCGCCGCGCGCGAGGCGATCAGCTCCCTCGACGCGGCGCTGACGATCGTGGCGCGCTGTCCCGATCCGACCCGGCGGGATCGCGAGGAGCTGGCGCTGCGGCTGCGGCTGTGGCCGTTGCTCTGCGACCGGCACGGAATGGCCTCGGAGACGCTGCGCGGCGATTGCGAGCGCGCCCTCGTGCTGTGCGACCGCGCCGGCACCGACGCGCAGCGCTTCGAGATCGTCTATGCGCTCTGCCACGTCTACGGCATGCGGGCCGACCGCGAGCTGGCGCCGCGCTTCACCGCCGAGCTGATGCGCCTCGCCGAGCGCCTCGCCGACGATACCACCCGCACCCTCGCCGAGAGCGTCGCCCTGCGGCTGGGCATGATGCAGGGCCGCTACGCGGAGACCGTGGAGCACGGGGCGCGCCTGTTCGCGCGCGGCGACTTCCGCCGCCGGCAACCGACGACGCAGCTCAGCGACGCGCTGATCGACAGCGTCATGCACTACGCCCAGGCGCTGTGGTTCCGCGGCCAGACGAGCGCCGCCCTCGCCGTCAGCGACGCCGGCATCGAGGCCGCGCTGGCCCACTGCTCGATCGGCTGGCAGGCAATCTGCCACGGCCATCGCGGGCTCACCGCCCTGTTCTGCCGCGACGGCGCGATGGCCGCCGACGCCGCCAGGCGTACCCTGGTGGTCGCCAACCGGGAGGGTTTCGAGTTCGGCCAGGCGTTCGCCAGCGTCCTGGACTGCGGGGCTCGGATGCTGGCCGGAGACAGCGCCGGCGCCCTGGTCGCCGGCGGGACGGCGCGGGACCAACTCGCGGCGTCGGGGTCACGGGTCCTGGTGACCGTTCTCTGCGCGTTGCTGGCGGAGGCCCATCTGCAGGCCGGCGACTGCGCCGCCGGCCTGCGGGTCGTGGCGGACGGCCTGCGCGTCGGCGACGAGACGCTGGAGCGCCTGTACGTGCCCGAGCTGTGGCGCGTGCAGGGTCTGCTGCTGCGGGCGGCGGCGCCGCGACGCCGCGGCCGCGCCGGGCGCGAAGCCGAAGCGGCGCTGCGGCGAGCCGTCGAGATGGCGCGCGCCGCGGGGGCGCTCAGCCTCGAGCTGCGGGCGACGACGTCCCTGGCCGCCCACCTCGCCGACCAGGGACAGGGCGACGAAGCGATCACGCTGCTCGCCGCGGCGATCCGCCCGCTGCCGCTCGATCCGGCGAACCGGGACGCCGACGAGGCGGCGCGCCTGCTCGCCGCGCTGGGCGGCGCCGCGCCCGCCTGA
- a CDS encoding cysteine rich repeat-containing protein — MVTRFAFVTTLLILSAGGAMAQMPGGNSGEHPVLTACKGDIKRFCSNVPVGDGRVKACMKQHLPELSEQCKEALFQAWLKD, encoded by the coding sequence ATGGTGACCCGATTCGCGTTCGTGACGACACTGCTGATCCTGTCCGCCGGCGGCGCGATGGCGCAGATGCCGGGCGGCAACTCCGGCGAGCATCCGGTGCTCACGGCCTGCAAAGGCGACATCAAGCGGTTCTGCAGCAATGTTCCGGTTGGTGATGGGCGCGTGAAGGCGTGCATGAAGCAGCACCTCCCCGAGCTGTCGGAGCAGTGCAAGGAAGCGCTGTTCCAGGCGTGGCTGAAGGACTAG